From the genome of Papaver somniferum cultivar HN1 chromosome 2, ASM357369v1, whole genome shotgun sequence, one region includes:
- the LOC113350889 gene encoding uncharacterized protein LOC113350889, whose protein sequence is MQSMQDLTSMLQQNQQKTDSEIKALEQKTDSSIKALEIQVGKLETDVNLLKAQASTKIPSQPFVNPRESVNAISLRSGKQVEQPNQQDKVHEELVEYKEETTPKDNSKEPVPTFTTPPPFPSRFSKSKKELEYKDIWDILKEVQVNIPLIEAIRQIPRCEKFLKELCMKKKRLKGNEFMSVGKNASAFILKKLPPKLKDPGSFTIPSQLETGVVLELANRSNVYPKGIVENVLVQVSELVFQADFYVLDMNDENSLKSKPLLLGRPFLSTAGAKIDVQNGTLTMEFDGAVIHFNIFETMRYPSDVKSCFPVEEIDAG, encoded by the exons ATGCAAAGCATGCAAGATCTcacttctatgttacaacaaaaCCAACAAAAGACCGATTCGGAAATCAAGGCTTTGGAACAAAAGACCGATTCGTCTATCAAAGCTTTGGAAATTCAAGTGGGGAAATTGGAGACCGATGTGAACCTATTGAAAGCTCAGGCATCCACAAAgattccttcacaaccatttgtgaatccaagagagagtGTTAATGCAATTTCCTTGAGGAGTGGAAAACAAGTGGAGCAACCAAATCAACAAGATAAGGTGCATGAAGAGTTAGTCGAATACAAAGAGGAAACCACACCAAAGGATAATtccaaggaaccggttcctacTTTCACCACTCCACCCCCGTTTCCTAGCCGATTTTCTAAGTCGAAGAAAGAGTTGGAATACAAGGATATTTGGGACATCCTTAAAGAAGTACAAGTcaatattccactcattgaagCTATTCGACAAATTCCTCGTTGTGAAAAGTTCTTAAAGGAGTTGtgcatgaagaagaaaagattgaaaGGGAATGAATTCATGAGTGTGGGGAAGAATGCTTCGGCGTTCATTCtcaagaaactcccacctaaattaaAGGACCCCGGTAGTTTCACCATACCTTCACAATTG gaGACCGGAGTAGTTCTTGAACTTGCTAACCgatctaatgtttacccgaaagggattgttgagaATGTTCTGGTGCAGGTTAGTGAGCTTGTATTCCAGGCCGATTTCTATGTCTTAGACATGAATGATGAGAACTCTCTGAAGTCTAAACCTTTGCTATTGGGTAGACCATTCTTAAGCACCGCTGGAGCGAAGATTGATGTCCAAAATGGaaccttgactatggagtttgatggtgcAGTCATCCACTTCAATATCTTTGAGACGATGAGATACCCAAGTGATGTGAAGTCATGTTTTCCCGTTGAAGAGATTGATGCGGGCTAA